One window of Arvicola amphibius chromosome 6, mArvAmp1.2, whole genome shotgun sequence genomic DNA carries:
- the C6H1orf174 gene encoding UPF0688 protein C1orf174 homolog gives MRSRKLTGGVRSSARLQARSHSSASSASAEGIASSTPAKTACLASSSHKTTDRRTSKKFKYDKGHLVKAELQKADPKSDISSLPKVAPEASCANEFAEASAKTAVPAPESREPPQGCCQPVSEEPSAKTEGGLPTPEPGRAAAAQEPDGSSARQAEPVPRTEEVRAPVLQMDSSVFLDDDSNQPMPVSRFFGNVELMQDLPPASSSCPSMSRREFRKMHFRAKEDEDEDDAEM, from the exons ATGAGGAGCAGGAAG CTCACAGGTGGAGTGCGATCCTCAGCGCGCCTTCAGGCCCGAAGCCACTCTTCAGCCAGCTCGGCCTCTGCCGAGGGCATTGCCAGCTCCACACCTGCCAAGACAGCATGTCTG GCTTCCTCATCACACAAGACTACCGACAGACGCACTTCCAAAAAGTTCAAGTATGACAAAGGTCACCTTGTAAAGGCAGAACTACAGAAAGCTGACCCTAAAAGTGACATTTCTTCTTTGCCAAAAGTGGCCCCTGAGGCCTCTTGTGCCAATGAGTTTGCAGAGGCCAGCGCTAAGACGGCTGTCCCTGCGCCAGAGAGTAGAGAGCCTCCCCAGGGCTGCTGCCAGCCTGTGAGTGAGGAACCCTCAGCAAAGACTGAAGGTGGCCTGCCCACACCAGAACCCGGCAGGGCGGCTGCAGCCCAGGAGCCTGATGGCAGTTCTGCCAGACAGGCCGAGCCAGTGCCCAGGACAGAGGAGGTGCGGGCACCTGTGCTCCAGATGGACAGCAGCGTCTTTCTAGATGATGACAGCAACCAGCCCATGCCTGTGAGTCGCTTCTTCGGGAATGTTGAGCTTATGCAG GATCTGCCACCAGCCTCTTCATCTTGTCCTTCCATGAGCAGACGAGAATTCAGAAAAATGCACTTCAGAGCCAAAGAAGACGAGGATGAGGATGACGCCGAGATGTAG